A region of Candidatus Aquicultor sp. DNA encodes the following proteins:
- a CDS encoding sortase: MDSKTISHSNNKKRQRFIRKLRKSLSTLLIVAGIIIIVFPLATEAYGYFKSLQLAQAWEQQAGDQRRIADMIRQKQDALIAAGKLPEEDAVFGTPVSNKNRGTGKLKPFPKTKIKIPKISVDQVIIEGSGPEILQFGPGHYAGMVNPGERGNCGIAGHRVTYTHPFNRLDELSKGDTIILETVDYIYEYEVESMEVTDPSDTHNLQPTPDPRITLTTCNPKYSAKTRLNVMGVLINSTARRPTIIRVVKNILQEKKQPKRFSNKPRTYAQLLKDYKKQRLQVENNPLDAYVYADFASTCIELDKYAEAYKALRRATLIEPNSVDIQKLQARFSAIKRSLETNVALSEQSMINGVRNTNPDYYFDLGNMYIATEEYDRAATVFKRGVDMMPYMSDPYVYVAGAYEKMGVDNLALNYYNQALQYDPTCPDALSGIKRIRNKKPMNAFELTKLHYRLQPQ, from the coding sequence ATGGATAGCAAAACCATTTCACACTCAAATAATAAGAAACGGCAACGATTCATACGAAAACTGCGAAAGAGTCTATCGACACTCCTCATTGTGGCGGGGATTATCATTATTGTATTCCCCCTCGCTACTGAGGCCTACGGTTATTTCAAGTCACTGCAGCTCGCACAAGCCTGGGAGCAGCAAGCAGGCGACCAGAGACGTATCGCCGATATGATCCGCCAGAAGCAAGATGCACTCATCGCAGCAGGCAAACTCCCGGAGGAAGACGCCGTATTCGGCACTCCGGTGTCCAACAAAAATCGAGGCACGGGTAAATTGAAACCGTTCCCGAAAACGAAGATAAAAATACCGAAAATAAGTGTGGATCAAGTTATCATAGAAGGCAGCGGCCCCGAAATCTTGCAGTTCGGACCGGGCCACTACGCCGGCATGGTAAACCCGGGCGAGCGGGGCAATTGCGGTATAGCAGGCCACAGGGTCACCTACACCCACCCGTTTAACCGGCTCGATGAACTCTCTAAGGGCGACACCATAATTCTCGAAACCGTCGATTATATCTACGAGTACGAGGTTGAAAGCATGGAAGTCACCGATCCAAGCGATACCCATAACCTTCAGCCGACGCCCGACCCACGAATTACGCTAACCACGTGTAACCCTAAATACAGTGCCAAAACCAGGCTGAATGTCATGGGTGTGTTGATCAACAGCACGGCACGGCGCCCGACTATCATCCGGGTAGTCAAAAACATCCTCCAGGAAAAGAAGCAGCCCAAGCGATTCAGCAACAAACCGAGAACGTACGCGCAACTCCTGAAGGATTACAAGAAACAGCGCCTGCAAGTCGAGAACAATCCACTCGATGCCTATGTATACGCTGATTTTGCCAGCACCTGTATTGAGCTGGATAAATATGCAGAGGCATATAAAGCTCTCAGGAGAGCAACGCTCATTGAGCCGAATTCGGTCGATATACAGAAGCTGCAAGCGCGGTTCAGTGCGATAAAACGGAGCCTTGAAACAAACGTGGCTTTATCCGAGCAATCAATGATTAACGGCGTGCGAAACACTAACCCGGACTACTACTTTGACCTCGGCAACATGTACATCGCAACCGAAGAATACGATCGCGCGGCAACTGTCTTTAAACGTGGCGTTGACATGATGCCGTACATGTCCGACCCGTATGTATATGTAGCCGGTGCCTATGAGAAGATGGGCGTTGATAACCTGGCATTGAACTATTACAACCAGGCGCTTCAATATGACCCAACATGCCCGGATGCGTTAAGCGGGATTAAACGGATAAGAAATAAGAAGCCTATGAATGCGTTCGAGTTAACCAAACTGCACTACCGGCTGCAACCTCAATAA
- a CDS encoding hemolysin family protein produces the protein MLVDFIIIGALILVNAFFVAAEIAVITVRETRIRPLAEKGSAPAQIVMKFLHDPSQFLASTQTGVTVAGFLASATAAAQLSEPLSRYIRGLNIPVLSSAAGAISVIIITLIISYLTLVFGELVPKRIAILKSDQISLAIARPINTLNMLTYPVTRVLSFSTNTIIRAFGVRPEDTVPQTTEEELKLLVTQHSALMDEEKRLIRQAFEFGDTVSRQIMVPRPDIAAVESSATVRDALEESKASGHPRLLVYQENLDNILGAIHLKDLIADIESNRFDAPIHDVMRPVLYVPETKPAISLLQDLQKSRLHMAVVLDEYGGTAGIVTIEDVVEEIVGEFGGTTEEELIKAETEREIVVDGHIPIDELNERFNLGIPVSPEYDTVAGWILAELGHIPRPGEEIIFNGVRFRVQSMQQRRVALVRITKKPEQ, from the coding sequence TTGTTAGTTGATTTCATAATTATTGGCGCATTAATCCTGGTAAACGCCTTCTTTGTTGCCGCTGAAATTGCGGTCATCACGGTGCGGGAAACCCGCATCCGGCCGCTTGCGGAAAAAGGGTCGGCGCCGGCTCAAATCGTAATGAAGTTCTTGCACGACCCCAGCCAGTTTCTGGCATCAACGCAAACGGGCGTTACCGTGGCCGGTTTTCTTGCAAGTGCGACCGCGGCGGCTCAGCTCAGTGAGCCGCTTAGCAGGTACATAAGAGGCCTTAACATTCCGGTGCTATCGAGCGCTGCGGGAGCGATAAGCGTCATCATTATAACGCTTATCATCTCGTATCTGACGTTGGTTTTCGGCGAACTTGTCCCAAAACGCATCGCTATTCTTAAATCGGACCAAATCTCGCTTGCCATAGCCCGGCCGATCAACACGTTAAACATGCTTACCTATCCGGTTACCAGGGTGCTAAGTTTTTCAACCAATACAATCATCAGAGCGTTTGGGGTTAGGCCTGAAGATACCGTCCCGCAGACAACCGAAGAAGAATTAAAGCTGCTCGTTACGCAGCATTCGGCGCTCATGGACGAGGAAAAGCGCCTCATACGCCAGGCTTTTGAATTTGGCGACACGGTATCTCGGCAGATAATGGTGCCGCGCCCGGATATCGCTGCGGTCGAATCAAGCGCTACCGTACGCGATGCGCTAGAGGAATCAAAAGCAAGCGGGCATCCACGTTTGCTCGTGTATCAAGAGAACCTCGATAATATCCTCGGGGCGATCCACCTAAAAGACCTTATTGCGGATATCGAAAGCAACCGGTTCGATGCGCCGATACACGATGTTATGCGCCCCGTCCTCTACGTGCCGGAGACCAAACCCGCCATCAGCTTGTTGCAGGACCTCCAGAAAAGCAGGCTGCATATGGCCGTCGTGCTTGACGAGTACGGAGGTACTGCCGGCATAGTAACCATCGAAGACGTTGTTGAAGAAATCGTCGGTGAATTTGGCGGCACAACGGAAGAAGAGCTTATAAAAGCCGAGACAGAGCGCGAGATCGTGGTTGACGGCCATATACCGATAGATGAGCTTAATGAGCGTTTTAACCTTGGCATCCCGGTCTCACCCGAGTACGATACTGTCGCCGGTTGGATACTGGCGGAGCTCGGACACATACCGCGACCGGGCGAGGAAATCATCTTTAACGGTGTGAGGTTCCGCGTACAATCGATGCAGCAACGCCGCGTGGCGCTCGTCCGTATAACAAAAAAGCCGGAGCAATAA
- a CDS encoding c-type cytochrome, whose product MAARKTNKKLISILVLVFTASLFIAQNASAVDTKQLVYKACTECHDAKKDPKTGKTYWEGQKKTKAEWSKIVNKMQMWGAQLTDQDTNDVNEYLTAMSKGTIKQPTTTTTQKPKPTTTTSNPNSGNIKAQKTAITTTTVMPTTTTTLPPATLAPVTSVPKQQAKTGIEVIWYLLGGGGLVGSGMAMRNKGNQLSDEE is encoded by the coding sequence ATGGCGGCCAGGAAGACTAACAAAAAGTTGATATCGATTCTTGTGCTCGTCTTTACCGCGTCTCTTTTTATCGCACAAAATGCGTCCGCGGTTGACACGAAACAGCTCGTCTACAAAGCTTGTACCGAGTGCCATGATGCAAAGAAAGACCCCAAAACCGGTAAGACTTACTGGGAAGGCCAAAAGAAGACCAAGGCAGAATGGTCCAAGATCGTCAATAAGATGCAGATGTGGGGCGCTCAGCTCACCGATCAAGACACAAATGACGTTAATGAGTATCTTACCGCGATGAGTAAAGGTACCATCAAGCAGCCGACGACAACGACAACCCAGAAGCCGAAACCGACAACCACGACTTCGAATCCGAACAGCGGCAATATAAAAGCTCAGAAAACCGCAATCACGACAACCACGGTGATGCCTACCACAACGACAACGCTTCCACCTGCAACACTTGCGCCCGTCACGAGCGTGCCAAAACAACAGGCAAAAACAGGTATTGAGGTAATCTGGTACTTACTGGGCGGCGGTGGATTGGTCGGCTCGGGTATGGCGATGAGGAACAAGGGGAATCAGTTAAGCGACGAAGAATAA
- a CDS encoding BON domain-containing protein — protein sequence MAMRGEHKENNPYDLAAEETPETEDEILDLIADIYARDDRIDPTYTEAHVDNGNVTLEGSVRTQEELEMAESLLDNIEGINQVTNNLEVVLSDYDGEVLWPGEEETDEQEFEDIEVLKPDEVLVTEDVQDAVEEGKSYVPPTEPIFPTVRGDAGERMRERVAQREATGEAPDQL from the coding sequence ATGGCAATGCGAGGTGAACATAAGGAGAACAACCCGTACGACCTTGCGGCTGAAGAGACGCCCGAAACCGAAGATGAGATACTCGATCTGATAGCTGATATCTATGCACGTGACGATAGGATTGATCCGACATATACCGAGGCGCACGTCGATAACGGAAACGTCACGCTTGAGGGGAGCGTTCGAACGCAAGAAGAATTAGAGATGGCAGAAAGCCTTCTCGATAATATCGAAGGCATAAATCAGGTCACCAATAATCTCGAGGTGGTTCTTTCAGATTATGACGGTGAGGTTCTGTGGCCGGGTGAGGAAGAAACCGACGAGCAGGAATTTGAAGATATCGAGGTATTGAAGCCCGATGAGGTTTTGGTAACCGAAGATGTCCAGGACGCGGTTGAAGAGGGCAAGTCATACGTGCCCCCGACCGAACCGATATTCCCGACCGTGCGGGGCGACGCAGGCGAGCGTATGCGGGAGCGGGTTGCCCAGCGTGAAGCCACCGGCGAAGCTCCTGACCAGCTATAA
- a CDS encoding L,D-transpeptidase family protein: MGSRGADVIRLQRRLTELGYNPGAINGRYNMHSCYAVVAFQKVNGLSRDGAAGKSTLRALSYPKIIKARYKGDHVEVNKALQVLLIVRGGKVTKIFPVSTGRHGHTTPSVTARVYSKPGYQYRSKKYDGIMTWTSFFYSGVAVHGYPSVPTKPASHGCVRVPIVDCKYIYNNMPMGSLVYVY, translated from the coding sequence ATGGGTTCACGCGGTGCCGATGTGATACGCTTGCAGCGGCGTCTAACCGAGCTCGGTTATAACCCGGGAGCGATTAATGGCCGCTATAACATGCATAGCTGCTATGCGGTTGTAGCGTTTCAGAAGGTAAACGGGCTTTCAAGGGACGGCGCTGCGGGAAAATCCACGTTGCGCGCTCTCTCGTACCCGAAAATTATTAAAGCCCGCTACAAAGGCGATCATGTCGAGGTTAATAAAGCGCTCCAGGTACTGCTTATAGTACGTGGCGGCAAAGTTACAAAGATATTTCCGGTATCGACCGGCAGGCACGGTCACACCACGCCGTCGGTGACGGCGCGCGTGTATTCCAAGCCGGGTTACCAATACAGATCGAAGAAATATGACGGTATTATGACCTGGACGAGCTTCTTCTACAGCGGCGTAGCCGTTCACGGCTATCCCAGCGTTCCAACGAAGCCGGCATCGCACGGCTGTGTTCGCGTGCCGATTGTCGATTGCAAGTACATCTATAACAACATGCCTATGGGCTCTTTGGTTTATGTGTATTAG
- a CDS encoding 4Fe-4S binding protein yields MTAKTFRKIVKIDEDKCTGCGACVSPCAESAIEIINGKAKVIKEELCDGAGFCIGTCPEGALSVIEREADEFSEEAVNEHRTVHSVDPVTQHCRWCGAADTDRPLLPARFKGESVWVCVKCLPPLIHG; encoded by the coding sequence ATGACTGCAAAAACTTTTCGAAAAATCGTCAAAATTGATGAGGATAAATGCACAGGCTGTGGGGCGTGCGTTAGCCCGTGCGCTGAAAGCGCTATCGAGATTATTAACGGCAAAGCCAAAGTTATTAAAGAGGAGCTATGTGACGGGGCCGGCTTTTGCATCGGCACCTGTCCGGAAGGCGCACTTTCGGTTATAGAGCGTGAAGCTGATGAGTTCAGCGAAGAGGCGGTTAACGAGCATAGGACGGTGCATAGCGTTGACCCGGTTACGCAGCATTGCCGCTGGTGCGGCGCTGCGGATACCGACCGCCCGTTGCTTCCAGCCCGCTTTAAAGGTGAAAGCGTCTGGGTATGCGTGAAATGCTTGCCGCCGCTGATTCACGGGTAA
- a CDS encoding divalent metal cation transporter, whose protein sequence is MSVARRLRDFSKYLGPGIITGASDNDPAGISTYSVTGAATGYSLLWLSLYTLPLVIAVQSMCARVGLIAREGLGTAIKDNYGKTMLIISAFAVLIPNLVTIGADLAGMAAGINLLVPRFPISAMVPVVAIIIAVVEILASYKTIERYLKWLLLILFAYVFAGFLAQPDWGQALYHTIIPTVKFDKTTLTAIIAVLGTTISPYLFFWQASEEVEEIQDEGAQAISKQELRSRLQEVSVGFTFTNIVFFFIILTTAATLNKQGIMSITSARQAAEALAPIAGNASSLLFALGIIGSGILAVPVLAGSTAYVVSEIFGWREGLNEKLRKAPGFYTVLVVSILIGTSIDLLHISPIGALYYSQVIGGLLVPILLVVIMRISNNKEIMNAHVNSRLMNVIGYTAIVSMTLAALLFIYLSIF, encoded by the coding sequence ATGAGCGTAGCCAGAAGACTGAGAGACTTCTCTAAATACCTCGGGCCCGGGATTATCACAGGTGCTTCAGATAATGATCCGGCTGGCATATCGACGTACTCGGTAACCGGTGCGGCCACCGGATATAGTTTGTTGTGGCTAAGCCTCTATACGCTCCCTCTCGTTATAGCGGTACAAAGCATGTGTGCCCGAGTAGGCCTCATCGCGAGAGAAGGTCTCGGTACAGCCATCAAAGACAACTATGGTAAGACAATGCTTATCATCAGCGCTTTTGCCGTTCTTATACCAAATCTAGTAACCATCGGTGCCGATCTAGCCGGTATGGCCGCCGGCATCAACCTGCTCGTTCCTCGCTTCCCGATTTCCGCTATGGTCCCTGTTGTCGCCATTATCATCGCCGTAGTCGAAATCCTTGCGAGCTATAAAACTATTGAACGATATTTGAAGTGGCTGCTGCTAATCCTTTTTGCATATGTCTTTGCCGGGTTTCTCGCTCAGCCCGACTGGGGTCAAGCGCTCTATCACACAATTATTCCCACGGTCAAGTTTGATAAGACGACGCTCACGGCTATTATTGCCGTTCTTGGCACAACGATTTCACCATACTTATTTTTCTGGCAGGCGTCTGAAGAAGTCGAAGAGATTCAGGATGAGGGCGCTCAAGCGATTTCAAAACAAGAACTGCGCAGTCGTTTGCAGGAAGTCAGCGTGGGCTTTACCTTTACTAATATAGTCTTTTTCTTCATCATCCTAACAACCGCGGCAACGCTCAACAAGCAAGGAATAATGAGTATTACCAGTGCCCGGCAAGCTGCCGAGGCGCTTGCACCCATCGCTGGAAATGCAAGCTCTCTACTGTTTGCGCTCGGGATTATAGGGTCTGGCATTCTCGCGGTTCCGGTACTGGCCGGTTCAACAGCCTATGTTGTGTCCGAGATATTCGGCTGGAGAGAAGGCCTTAATGAGAAGCTTAGAAAAGCTCCGGGTTTTTACACGGTCCTCGTTGTTTCCATTCTGATCGGCACCAGTATCGACCTTCTACATATCAGCCCGATTGGTGCACTTTACTACTCCCAGGTCATAGGCGGCTTACTTGTGCCGATTTTGCTGGTAGTAATCATGCGCATTTCCAACAACAAAGAGATCATGAACGCGCATGTTAATAGCCGGCTTATGAATGTCATCGGATATACGGCGATCGTATCGATGACACTTGCCGCATTATTGTTCATATACCTATCTATCTTCTAA
- a CDS encoding Crp/Fnr family transcriptional regulator, which translates to MDKIEALRTCQLFKGLPENNLEELSGIAVFLRFKKGDLIFCDGDVGQGFYVVVHGRVKLYKLGMDGREQILHFVSDGDPFGEVTLFSDVSYPAFAHASTELEALCFNRDDFKALVGKDPQLSLNMIAIMSRHLRRFATLVEELSLKDVPARVARYLLDLAVKNGRSIDSTVEFELDSSKTELAQKLGTISETISRTLGKLKSTGVIDIAGRRIVVLDMDSLEEIASGLRK; encoded by the coding sequence ATGGATAAAATTGAAGCGCTCAGGACGTGCCAGCTTTTTAAGGGATTACCTGAGAACAACCTTGAAGAACTCAGCGGTATCGCAGTATTCTTACGGTTCAAAAAAGGAGACCTCATCTTTTGTGACGGGGATGTAGGCCAGGGGTTTTACGTTGTCGTTCACGGCCGGGTTAAACTCTATAAACTCGGAATGGACGGGCGCGAGCAAATCCTGCATTTCGTGAGCGACGGCGATCCGTTTGGCGAGGTCACGCTCTTTTCCGATGTCTCGTACCCCGCCTTTGCCCACGCTTCTACAGAGCTCGAAGCCCTCTGTTTCAATCGAGATGATTTCAAAGCGCTTGTCGGTAAAGACCCGCAGCTTAGCTTAAATATGATCGCTATCATGTCGCGGCACCTGCGCCGCTTTGCAACGCTGGTTGAAGAACTCTCGCTCAAAGACGTACCGGCTCGGGTTGCCCGGTACCTACTTGATCTTGCCGTAAAAAACGGCCGCTCCATCGACTCAACGGTGGAATTTGAGCTTGATTCAAGTAAAACCGAGCTTGCCCAAAAGCTCGGCACAATTAGCGAAACCATCTCCCGGACCCTGGGTAAGCTGAAATCGACCGGCGTTATCGATATTGCGGGTCGCAGGATCGTGGTGCTCGATATGGACTCGCTTGAAGAAATCGCCTCAGGTCTTCGCAAGTAA
- a CDS encoding GTP-binding protein, producing the protein MAKAKFERNKPHMNIGTIGHVDHGKTTLTAAITKTLAEKG; encoded by the coding sequence ATGGCCAAAGCGAAATTTGAAAGAAACAAACCCCACATGAATATCGGAACCATCGGTCACGTGGACCACGGCAAGACCACTCTTACCGCGGCGATCACCAAGACCCTTGCCGAGAAGGGGTG
- a CDS encoding cupin domain-containing protein, with the protein MYKVQYDQVNATAVEEAGANNVSVRWVISEREGADNFAMRVFTMTPGGYTPLHMHAWEHEVFILKGTGVVVSNGADVPFAPGDVIFVPGEEEHQFKNTGDADVEFICLIPIAPKTCAG; encoded by the coding sequence ATGTATAAGGTTCAATACGATCAAGTTAACGCAACCGCTGTTGAAGAGGCGGGGGCAAACAATGTTTCGGTCCGCTGGGTTATTTCCGAGCGGGAGGGCGCGGATAACTTTGCGATGCGCGTCTTTACCATGACCCCGGGCGGTTACACACCGCTGCACATGCACGCGTGGGAGCATGAAGTTTTCATTCTAAAAGGAACCGGCGTTGTTGTAAGCAACGGGGCGGATGTACCGTTTGCGCCCGGCGATGTCATCTTTGTCCCCGGCGAGGAGGAGCACCAGTTTAAAAACACTGGCGATGCGGATGTCGAGTTCATCTGCCTTATCCCGATTGCACCGAAAACATGCGCAGGCTAG
- a CDS encoding FmdB family zinc ribbon protein has product MPTYGYRCTVCDHSFEVIQSVSDEPIKDCPKCNKPVAKIFFPVGIAFKGSGFHINDYKSSRRVTNEKETSENGASKSTDNGVGDSGCASCASAGTCGSSNDA; this is encoded by the coding sequence ATGCCCACATACGGTTATCGTTGTACGGTGTGTGATCACTCATTCGAGGTAATCCAATCGGTTTCCGACGAGCCCATTAAGGATTGTCCAAAATGCAACAAGCCGGTCGCTAAGATATTCTTTCCGGTAGGTATTGCATTTAAGGGAAGCGGTTTTCACATAAACGACTACAAATCGTCACGGCGCGTAACAAACGAAAAGGAAACGTCCGAGAATGGCGCATCAAAGAGCACTGATAACGGAGTCGGCGATTCGGGATGCGCTAGCTGTGCATCTGCGGGTACGTGCGGCTCATCAAACGATGCATAA
- the hcp gene encoding hydroxylamine reductase produces MFCYQCEQTAKGTGCTVAGVCGKQPGVAALQDLLTYAVKCLGLWASEGRKAGIVNQETNAFTAEALFSTLTNVNFDPKRLAALINRAVRLRETMRQKVREAGGISDIAEASAGFVSENTIEKMVGQGEQVRWVSHEVAADYDIKSLQDIALLGLHGIAAYADHARILGQEDDAVYGFIHDTLAALARGGGDLNEWLGIVLKCGEINLCAMELLDAANTGTYGHPVPTKVTLGHRAGKALLVSGHDLKDLEAILKQTEGKGIYVYTHGEMLPTHGYPELKKYDHFYGHYGTAWQNQHKEFTNFPGAIVMTTNCIQKPLDSYKGNIFTTGCVAWPGVPHIADKDFTPAVAKALELPGFVEDEEGKSVTVGFARNTVMGVAGQVIEGVKNKDIRHFFLVAGCDGAKPGRNYYTEFVEKVPDDCIVLTLACGKFRFFDKELGDIGGIPRLLDVGQCNDAYSATQIAVALADAFGVGVNDLPLSLVLSWYEQKAVAILLTLLHLGIKDIRLGPSLPAFITPNVLDVLVKNFGIKPISTPDEDLAAILG; encoded by the coding sequence ATGTTCTGTTATCAATGCGAACAAACAGCAAAAGGCACAGGCTGCACGGTCGCGGGCGTATGCGGTAAGCAGCCCGGCGTAGCGGCTTTGCAGGATTTACTTACGTACGCCGTAAAGTGCCTTGGTCTTTGGGCGTCCGAAGGCAGGAAAGCAGGCATTGTTAATCAAGAGACAAATGCGTTTACCGCCGAAGCGCTCTTCTCAACGCTCACCAACGTGAATTTCGACCCGAAGCGTCTTGCGGCTCTAATCAATCGTGCGGTTCGGCTTCGCGAGACCATGAGGCAGAAGGTCCGTGAGGCAGGTGGCATTTCGGATATCGCCGAGGCAAGCGCAGGTTTTGTGTCGGAAAACACTATTGAAAAGATGGTTGGTCAAGGCGAGCAAGTCAGATGGGTATCTCATGAGGTAGCCGCCGACTACGACATCAAATCCCTGCAGGATATTGCGCTTCTCGGTTTGCACGGAATAGCGGCGTATGCCGACCACGCACGGATTTTAGGCCAGGAAGACGATGCGGTTTACGGCTTCATCCACGATACGCTTGCGGCGCTTGCGCGCGGCGGGGGAGACCTGAACGAATGGCTTGGCATAGTCTTGAAGTGCGGAGAGATCAATCTTTGTGCCATGGAGCTGCTTGATGCAGCCAATACGGGCACGTACGGGCATCCGGTGCCCACCAAGGTAACGCTTGGTCATAGAGCAGGTAAAGCGCTTCTCGTGTCCGGCCACGATTTGAAAGACCTTGAAGCAATTCTCAAGCAAACCGAAGGGAAGGGCATTTACGTTTACACTCACGGCGAGATGCTGCCGACGCACGGCTACCCGGAGCTTAAGAAATACGACCACTTTTACGGGCATTACGGTACGGCATGGCAGAACCAGCACAAGGAGTTTACAAACTTCCCGGGTGCGATTGTGATGACAACGAACTGCATCCAGAAGCCGCTCGATTCCTATAAAGGCAATATTTTTACAACCGGTTGCGTAGCGTGGCCCGGTGTACCCCATATTGCCGATAAGGATTTCACTCCGGCTGTTGCAAAAGCACTCGAGCTGCCGGGCTTTGTCGAGGACGAAGAGGGCAAATCCGTCACGGTCGGCTTTGCCCGCAACACGGTTATGGGGGTGGCCGGTCAAGTTATCGAGGGAGTTAAAAACAAAGACATTCGCCATTTCTTCCTGGTTGCCGGGTGTGATGGCGCGAAACCGGGCCGTAATTACTACACCGAATTTGTTGAAAAGGTGCCGGACGATTGCATAGTACTTACGCTGGCCTGCGGAAAATTCCGCTTCTTCGACAAAGAGCTCGGCGATATCGGCGGCATACCGCGCCTGCTCGATGTCGGTCAGTGTAACGACGCCTATTCGGCAACCCAAATAGCGGTTGCATTAGCGGATGCGTTCGGCGTCGGCGTAAACGACCTGCCGCTATCACTCGTGCTTTCCTGGTACGAGCAAAAAGCGGTCGCGATTCTGTTGACCTTGCTCCATCTCGGCATTAAGGATATCCGCCTCGGGCCGTCACTGCCGGCGTTTATTACACCGAATGTGCTTGATGTTCTGGTGAAGAACTTCGGGATCAAACCGATTTCAACGCCGGACGAGGACCTGGCCGCCATACTTGGCTAA
- a CDS encoding ATP-binding protein: MAGRRLTLLLPAKPQSLNAIRRQVEGFIQYTPFETRGGDILVVISEACTNVVRHAYVKDHDRPIITLGAELKSDSLVFVVCDKGKGLTLTDEAPVFSEDGGFGLFLIRRLTDRFECRSSATGTVLELAFENPDRDGWQESRKRKPKPSIRDVAAVFLVAFREAVCPRVKVLQRQRICCNSTAMPNNTMPSNSMLLGKK, translated from the coding sequence ATGGCAGGCAGGCGGCTTACGCTGCTGCTTCCGGCAAAACCGCAGAGTCTCAATGCCATCAGGAGACAAGTCGAAGGCTTCATTCAATATACGCCGTTTGAAACGCGCGGCGGGGATATTCTTGTCGTGATCTCCGAGGCATGCACAAATGTTGTGCGACACGCTTACGTGAAAGACCACGATCGGCCAATTATTACATTAGGGGCCGAATTGAAATCGGATAGTCTCGTATTCGTCGTTTGTGACAAGGGTAAAGGGCTCACATTGACTGATGAGGCACCGGTGTTTTCAGAGGATGGCGGTTTTGGTTTGTTTCTCATACGCCGGTTAACAGACCGGTTTGAGTGCCGTTCATCGGCTACGGGAACCGTGCTTGAGCTAGCTTTTGAGAACCCCGATCGGGATGGCTGGCAAGAGAGTAGAAAACGGAAACCAAAACCGTCTATTAGAGATGTTGCGGCGGTATTCTTAGTTGCATTCCGTGAGGCCGTATGCCCGCGTGTAAAAGTACTGCAACGGCAACGCATATGCTGCAATTCTACTGCAATGCCGAACAACACTATGCCAAGCAACAGCATGTTGCTTGGCAAGAAATAA